A window of the Henckelia pumila isolate YLH828 chromosome 3, ASM3356847v2, whole genome shotgun sequence genome harbors these coding sequences:
- the LOC140887942 gene encoding AUGMIN subunit 8-like isoform X2 — MDVCELPQALEKQSPSDATKPPLIQAVNNYGTLRSRIREVSSRYKSPARSTGPKRCPSPNTSRISPTSTLSGPKRAVSAEKKRFLGALSPPSPSPSTPVQDTSSEMLLASKKIVGNKLPESLRPSAMRSLSVSFKSDIISVPMSKREKPVSNVPSDRALRPSSNIAHKQAELPASRKPTPERKSTPNKGKRSSDKSENSKPIDSLPACLVDQHRWPKRVNGRSISNALNGNISLTDKMSKTASLSHSIKAESYPRRLSLDGKSKPLQKFTSDLLMLRTCCDSGKVMLKGCSSDDSSIVTQSACSSLTDKTLLTYAAARAQSLPISGLRPPSPPVSRGISPARNKVGKPSSRGPSPARARPSSPSRQPQNSTSVLSFIADIKKGNKAANHIEDVHQLRLLYNRHLQWHYANARSDAVLHSLKVKAEKILYSLWRTIAYLLDSATAKRIRLQQLRLIWKLYSILDNQLTCLDLWALVERDHANSLTLVTQELQAGTIRIPVTGGAKGDIETIKAAVCSAVEVMQAMGSSLCSVLSQMEGMNSLVSQVTDIAAQERAMLDECESLMSITAAFQVQEYSLRTHISQSRQALGNGESTIFGF, encoded by the exons ATGGACGTATGTGAATTACCGCAAGCATTAGAGAAGCAATCTCCATCAGATGCAACCAAACCTCCATTGATTCAAGCTGTAAACAATTATGGAACCCTCCGGTCCCGAATCAGAGAAGTTAGTTCTAGGTACAAGTCACCAGCACGATCCACTGGACCGAAACGCTGCCCTTCGCCCAATACCAGCAGGATATCTCCAACCTCAACTCTATCTGGTCCAAAACGGGCTGTATCAGCAGAAAAAAAGCGCTTCCTTGGAGCATTATCACCACCCAGCCCATCTCCATCAACTCCAGTGCAGGATACATCCTCAGAAATGCTACTGGCATCGAAAAAGATTGTGGGCAATAAGTTACCAGAGTCTTTAAGGCCATCTGCAATGCGGAGTCTCAGTGTTTCTTTTAAATCTGATATCATATCTGTTCCTATGAGCAAGAGGGAAAAACCAGTTTCAAATGTTCCCTCTGACCGAGCTCTGAGGCCTTCATCAAATATAGCTCATAAACAGGCTGAACTGCCTGCTTCAAGAAAACCCACACCAGAGAGAAAGAGTACTCCAAATAAAGGAAAGAGGTCTTCTGACAAATCAGAGAATTCTAAACCCATTGATAGTTTACCTGCTTGTCTAGTGGATCAGCATCGATGGCCAAAAAGAGTAAACGGAAGATCAATTTCTAATGCTTTGAACGGAAATATCAGTCTGACTGATAAGATGAGCAAAACTGCATCTTTATCCCATTCCATTAAGGCTGAGTCTTACCCCAGGAGATTATCTTTGGATGGGAAAAGCAAACCTTTACAAAAATTTACCAGTGATTTGTTAATGTTAAGAACTTGCTGTGACAGTGGCAAAGTTATGTTAAAGGGATGCTCATCTGATGATAGTTCTATTGTGACACAGTCTGCCTGTTCAAGTTTAACAGATAAAACACTATTGACATACGCTGCAGCAAGAGCTCAATCTTTGCCAATTTCTGGATTGCGCCCTCCATCGCCACCAGTGTCTAGAGGGATCAGTCCAGCTAGAAATAAGGTTGGGAAGCCTTCTTCTAGAGGACCCAGTCCTGCTCGAGCAAGGCCTTCTAGTCCATCCCGACAACCTCAAAATTCAACTTCTGTTCTTAGCTTTATTGCTGATATTAAGAAAGGAAATAAGGCTGCAAATCACATTGAAGATGTGCATCAGCTGCGGTTGTTATACAATAGACACTTACAATGGCACTATGCAAATGCCCGAAGTGATGCTGTATTGCATTCACTGAAAGTAAAAGCAGAG AAAATATTGTATAGCCTGTGGAGGACAATTGCATATCTGTTGGACTCGGCAACTGCAAAAAGGATACGCCTTCAGCAGCTGAGGCTCATCTGGAAACTTTACTCAATTTTGGACAATCAA CTGACTTGCCTTGATCTGTGGGCTTTGGTTGAAAGAGACCATGCCAACTCATTAACCTTGGTCACCCAAGAACTGCAAGCTGGTACCATCCGTATTCCAGTCACTGGAGGAGCTAAG GGAGATATTGAAACTATTAAAGCAGCTGTATGCTCTGCTGTTGAGGTGATGCAGGCTATGGGATCCTCTTTATGTTCCGTTCTTTCACAG ATGGAGGGGATGAATTCCTTGGTTTCCCAAGTTACCGATATAGCAGCACAAGAAAGAGCAATGCTTGATGAATGTGAATCACTAATGAGCATCACAGCTGCATTTCAG GTGCAAGAATACAGCCTCAGAACCCATATATCTCAGTCGAGACAAGCTTTGGGAAATGGCGAATCAACaatatttggattttaa
- the LOC140887942 gene encoding AUGMIN subunit 8-like isoform X1 — protein sequence MAFPREGQMLGTINKEGRRKGIWMDVCELPQALEKQSPSDATKPPLIQAVNNYGTLRSRIREVSSRYKSPARSTGPKRCPSPNTSRISPTSTLSGPKRAVSAEKKRFLGALSPPSPSPSTPVQDTSSEMLLASKKIVGNKLPESLRPSAMRSLSVSFKSDIISVPMSKREKPVSNVPSDRALRPSSNIAHKQAELPASRKPTPERKSTPNKGKRSSDKSENSKPIDSLPACLVDQHRWPKRVNGRSISNALNGNISLTDKMSKTASLSHSIKAESYPRRLSLDGKSKPLQKFTSDLLMLRTCCDSGKVMLKGCSSDDSSIVTQSACSSLTDKTLLTYAAARAQSLPISGLRPPSPPVSRGISPARNKVGKPSSRGPSPARARPSSPSRQPQNSTSVLSFIADIKKGNKAANHIEDVHQLRLLYNRHLQWHYANARSDAVLHSLKVKAEKILYSLWRTIAYLLDSATAKRIRLQQLRLIWKLYSILDNQLTCLDLWALVERDHANSLTLVTQELQAGTIRIPVTGGAKGDIETIKAAVCSAVEVMQAMGSSLCSVLSQMEGMNSLVSQVTDIAAQERAMLDECESLMSITAAFQVQEYSLRTHISQSRQALGNGESTIFGF from the exons ATGGCATTCCCGCGAGAGGGACAAATGCTTGGGACCATAAACAAAGagggaagaagaaaaggaa TTTGGATGGACGTATGTGAATTACCGCAAGCATTAGAGAAGCAATCTCCATCAGATGCAACCAAACCTCCATTGATTCAAGCTGTAAACAATTATGGAACCCTCCGGTCCCGAATCAGAGAAGTTAGTTCTAGGTACAAGTCACCAGCACGATCCACTGGACCGAAACGCTGCCCTTCGCCCAATACCAGCAGGATATCTCCAACCTCAACTCTATCTGGTCCAAAACGGGCTGTATCAGCAGAAAAAAAGCGCTTCCTTGGAGCATTATCACCACCCAGCCCATCTCCATCAACTCCAGTGCAGGATACATCCTCAGAAATGCTACTGGCATCGAAAAAGATTGTGGGCAATAAGTTACCAGAGTCTTTAAGGCCATCTGCAATGCGGAGTCTCAGTGTTTCTTTTAAATCTGATATCATATCTGTTCCTATGAGCAAGAGGGAAAAACCAGTTTCAAATGTTCCCTCTGACCGAGCTCTGAGGCCTTCATCAAATATAGCTCATAAACAGGCTGAACTGCCTGCTTCAAGAAAACCCACACCAGAGAGAAAGAGTACTCCAAATAAAGGAAAGAGGTCTTCTGACAAATCAGAGAATTCTAAACCCATTGATAGTTTACCTGCTTGTCTAGTGGATCAGCATCGATGGCCAAAAAGAGTAAACGGAAGATCAATTTCTAATGCTTTGAACGGAAATATCAGTCTGACTGATAAGATGAGCAAAACTGCATCTTTATCCCATTCCATTAAGGCTGAGTCTTACCCCAGGAGATTATCTTTGGATGGGAAAAGCAAACCTTTACAAAAATTTACCAGTGATTTGTTAATGTTAAGAACTTGCTGTGACAGTGGCAAAGTTATGTTAAAGGGATGCTCATCTGATGATAGTTCTATTGTGACACAGTCTGCCTGTTCAAGTTTAACAGATAAAACACTATTGACATACGCTGCAGCAAGAGCTCAATCTTTGCCAATTTCTGGATTGCGCCCTCCATCGCCACCAGTGTCTAGAGGGATCAGTCCAGCTAGAAATAAGGTTGGGAAGCCTTCTTCTAGAGGACCCAGTCCTGCTCGAGCAAGGCCTTCTAGTCCATCCCGACAACCTCAAAATTCAACTTCTGTTCTTAGCTTTATTGCTGATATTAAGAAAGGAAATAAGGCTGCAAATCACATTGAAGATGTGCATCAGCTGCGGTTGTTATACAATAGACACTTACAATGGCACTATGCAAATGCCCGAAGTGATGCTGTATTGCATTCACTGAAAGTAAAAGCAGAG AAAATATTGTATAGCCTGTGGAGGACAATTGCATATCTGTTGGACTCGGCAACTGCAAAAAGGATACGCCTTCAGCAGCTGAGGCTCATCTGGAAACTTTACTCAATTTTGGACAATCAA CTGACTTGCCTTGATCTGTGGGCTTTGGTTGAAAGAGACCATGCCAACTCATTAACCTTGGTCACCCAAGAACTGCAAGCTGGTACCATCCGTATTCCAGTCACTGGAGGAGCTAAG GGAGATATTGAAACTATTAAAGCAGCTGTATGCTCTGCTGTTGAGGTGATGCAGGCTATGGGATCCTCTTTATGTTCCGTTCTTTCACAG ATGGAGGGGATGAATTCCTTGGTTTCCCAAGTTACCGATATAGCAGCACAAGAAAGAGCAATGCTTGATGAATGTGAATCACTAATGAGCATCACAGCTGCATTTCAG GTGCAAGAATACAGCCTCAGAACCCATATATCTCAGTCGAGACAAGCTTTGGGAAATGGCGAATCAACaatatttggattttaa